A window from Cryptomeria japonica chromosome 1, Sugi_1.0, whole genome shotgun sequence encodes these proteins:
- the LOC131038911 gene encoding ruBisCO large subunit-binding protein subunit alpha: MATNALVMKAAMAPHPFHSIAKPDALGRRMPAISGRLIGGSGSIAVKSSTQRRKQRLLVRAAAKDIMFDQDSRAAMQAGIDKLADAVGVTLGPRGRNVVLDEFGMPKVVNDGVTIARAIELPNPMENAGAALIREVASKTNDSAGDGTTTASILARAIIKLGLLNVTSGANPVAVKKGIDKTVLGLVEELEKKARPVKGRDDIKAIATISAGNDDFVGTMIADAIDKVGPDGVLSIESSSSFETTVEVEEGMEIDRGYISPQFVTNPEKLIVEFENARVLVTDQKISTIKDIVPVLEKTTQLRAPLLIVAEDLTGEALATLVVNKLRGVINVAAIKAPSFGERRKAVLQDIAILTGSEFIAADLGMKVEDATEEQLGIARKITITKDTTTIIADAASKDEIQARIAQLKKELAETDSVYDTEKLSERIAKLSGGVAVIKVGAATETELEDKKLRIEDAKNATFAAIEEGIVPGGGAAYVHLSTFVTAIKQSMEDPEERLGADIIQKALLAPAALIADNAGVEGDVVVEKLLSSEWEIGYNAMTDKYENLLDVGVIDPAKVTRCALQNASSVAGMVLTTQAIVVEKPKPKSAAPAMPGGMTI, translated from the exons ATGGCGACCAATGCGTTGGTGATGAAGGCGGCCATGGCACCACACCCATTTCACTCCATAGCCAAACCA GATGCGCTTGGAAGAAGAATGCCGGCCATCAGTGGGAGATTGATAGGCGGCTCTGGCAGTATTGCAGTGAAAAGCTCAACGCAGAGGAGAAAGCAGAGGTTGTTGGTCAGAGCTGCGGCGAAGGACATCATGTTCGACCAGGATTCTCGTGCAGCTATGCAGGCTGGTATTGATAAACTAGCCGATGCCGTGGGTGTTACATTGGGGCCTCGAG GGCGGAATGTTGTGTTGGACGAATTTGGGATGCCGAAGGTGGTAAATGACGGAGTCACCATTGCTCGCGCCATTGAGCTTCCTAACCCCATGGAGAATGCAGGGGCTGCTTTAATCCGAGag GTTGCTAGTAAGACAAATGACTCAGCTGGTGATGGGACAACAACTGCTTCTATTTTGGCACGGGCGATCATAAAGCTAGGACTTCTAAATGTTACGTCTGGAGCAAACCCAGTAGCTGTCAAGAAAGGAATTGACAAGACGGTACTGGGTCTTGTGGAGGAGCTGGAGAAGAAGGCCAGGCCTGTTAAAGGTCGAGATGACATCAAAG CTATAGCAACAATCTCTGCTGGGAACGATGATTTTGTTGGAACCATGATCGCTGATGCAATTGATAAGGTTGGCCCAGATGGGGTTTTATCTATTGAGTCTTCATCCTCATTTGAGACCACGGTTGAAGTTGAGGAAGGGATGGAG ATTGACAGGGGTTATATATCTCCCCAATTTGTGACAAATCCAGAAAAATTGATTGTAGAATTTGAAAATGCTCGAGTCTTGGTCACTGATCAAAAAATTAGCACCATCAAGGATATTGTGCCTGTACTGGAAAAAACCACTCAGTTGAGAGCACCTTTACTTATAGTAGCAGAAGATCTTACAGGGGAGGCATTGGCTACATTGGTTGTCAATAAATTAAGAGGAGTAATTAACGTTGCTGCTATTAAAGCTCCTAGCTTTGGAGAGAGACGGAAGGCTGTTCTCCAAGATATTGCTATTCTCACCG GTTCGGAGTTCATAGCTGCTGATTTGGGCATGAAGGTCGAGGATGCCACAGAGGAGCAGCTTGGAATTGCAAGAAAAATAACTATAACTAAAGACACAACAACCATTATAGCTGATGCTGCATCCAAAGACGAAATTCAAGCAAGAATTGCTCAACTTAAGAAAGAATTGGCAGAGACAGATTCTGTCTATGACACAGAAAAATTATCAGAAAGAATTGCAAAGTTGTCTGGAGGAGTTGCTGTTATCAAG GTTGGAGCTGCAACAGAGACCGAACTCGAAGATAAAAAACTCAGGATCGAGGATGCCAAAAATGCCACCTTTGCAGCCATTGAGGAAGGGATTGTTCCGGGAGGAGGAGCAGCTTATGTTCATTTATCGACATTTGTAACAGCAATAAAACAATCCATGGAAGATCCAGAGGAGAGACTTGGTGCTGATATTATACAAAAG GCACTTTTGGCCCCAGCTGCATTAATTGCAGATAATGCGGGTGTTGAAGGTGATGTTGTGGTTGAGAAACTTCTATCAAGTGAATGGGAGATCGGATATAATGCAATGACGGACAAATAtgaaaaccttcttgatgttggtgtgaTAGACCCTGCTAAAGTAACGAGGTGTGCACTGCAAAATGCTTCTTCTGTTGCCGGTATGGTTCTGACAACCCAGGCAATTGTTGTAGAAAAGCCTAAACCGAAATCTGCAGCTCCTGCAATGCCAGGAGGTATGACCATTTAG